Proteins encoded within one genomic window of Nonomuraea gerenzanensis:
- a CDS encoding ion transporter, with product MSGQERVRAILESRLVQRAVILVIVVNAITIGCETSAYLMQRAGGLLHAIDRVALAVFTVELAARLYAYRKAFFKDPWNWFDTIIVAVALIPASGPTSVLRALRILRALRLVSAVPSMRRVVGALLAAVPGMASIIGLLVLMIYIAAVIATKLFGDIMPERFDELPRSLFTLFQIMTGDDWGNVAQEVMEQKPWAWIFFIVYILMSTFVALNLFIAVVVNAMNEEGDGASELASVKQELAAVNAKLDQLLMRERAEELHPTADR from the coding sequence TTGTCTGGGCAGGAACGCGTTCGGGCCATCCTGGAGAGCCGGCTCGTGCAGCGGGCGGTCATCCTGGTCATCGTCGTCAACGCGATCACCATCGGCTGCGAGACCAGCGCGTACCTGATGCAGCGGGCCGGCGGCCTGCTGCACGCCATCGACCGCGTCGCGCTGGCCGTCTTCACGGTGGAGCTGGCCGCCCGCCTGTACGCCTACCGCAAGGCGTTCTTCAAGGACCCGTGGAACTGGTTCGACACGATCATCGTCGCCGTCGCGCTCATCCCGGCCTCCGGCCCCACGTCCGTGCTGCGCGCCCTGCGCATCCTGCGGGCGCTGCGGCTCGTCTCGGCCGTGCCCAGCATGCGCCGCGTGGTCGGCGCGCTGCTCGCCGCCGTGCCCGGCATGGCCTCCATCATCGGCCTGCTGGTGCTGATGATCTACATCGCGGCCGTCATCGCCACCAAGCTCTTCGGCGACATCATGCCGGAACGCTTCGACGAGCTGCCGCGCTCGCTCTTCACGCTCTTCCAGATCATGACGGGGGACGACTGGGGGAACGTCGCCCAGGAGGTCATGGAGCAGAAGCCGTGGGCGTGGATCTTCTTCATCGTCTACATCCTCATGTCCACCTTCGTCGCGCTGAACCTGTTCATCGCGGTCGTCGTCAACGCCATGAACGAGGAGGGCGACGGCGCGTCGGAGCTCGCCTCCGTCAAGCAGGAGCTGGCCGCCGTGAACGCCAAGCTGGACCAGCTCCTCATGCGTGAGCGCGCCGAGGAACTCCATCCCACGGCCGATCGTTGA
- a CDS encoding sporulation protein, giving the protein MVFKRMLGAFGVGAPSVDTVLSTPRTRPGGTLEGEVRLKGGDFDAEIEHVTLGLVARVEIEHGDGESAGLSEFGSARVSGPFTLRKGEERTVDFRIPVPWETPISEIAGQPLRGMAVGVRTELAIAKAVDKGDLDMVAVEPLPSQLRILESFLQLGFAFKAADLEAGHLYGVRQELPFYQEIEFYPTGHYAGRVGEVEVTFVADPAGLEVVLEADKRTGRYSSSDAIGRFHVSHEDALRTDWAGELGRWLDSLSQYGGSQHGGAGFHGDHHYGGHRGHHGQHGQHGGPGMGAVVAAGAAGVVGGLVAGEVVEEVVEEFFEGGDEGGDW; this is encoded by the coding sequence GTGGTCTTCAAGAGGATGCTGGGTGCGTTCGGGGTGGGCGCGCCTTCGGTGGACACCGTCCTGTCCACACCGCGTACCCGGCCTGGCGGCACGCTGGAAGGAGAGGTACGGCTCAAGGGAGGCGACTTCGACGCCGAGATCGAGCACGTCACACTCGGCCTGGTGGCCCGGGTGGAGATCGAGCACGGCGACGGTGAGAGCGCCGGGCTGAGCGAGTTCGGCAGCGCCCGCGTCTCCGGCCCCTTCACCCTGCGCAAGGGCGAGGAACGCACCGTCGACTTCCGCATCCCCGTCCCGTGGGAGACCCCGATCAGCGAGATCGCCGGCCAGCCGCTGCGCGGCATGGCCGTGGGCGTGCGGACCGAGCTGGCCATCGCCAAGGCCGTCGACAAGGGCGACCTCGACATGGTCGCCGTCGAGCCGCTGCCCTCGCAGCTGCGCATCCTGGAGTCGTTCCTGCAGCTCGGCTTCGCCTTCAAGGCCGCCGACCTGGAGGCAGGCCACCTGTACGGGGTCCGGCAGGAGCTGCCGTTCTACCAGGAGATCGAGTTCTACCCGACCGGCCACTACGCGGGCCGGGTGGGCGAGGTCGAGGTCACCTTCGTCGCCGACCCGGCGGGGCTGGAGGTGGTCCTGGAGGCCGACAAGCGCACCGGCCGCTACTCCTCCAGCGACGCCATCGGCCGCTTCCACGTCAGCCATGAGGATGCGCTGCGCACCGATTGGGCGGGGGAGCTGGGGCGGTGGCTCGACAGCCTCTCCCAGTACGGGGGCTCGCAGCACGGTGGTGCCGGTTTCCACGGTGATCACCACTACGGCGGGCACCGTGGGCACCACGGACAGCACGGGCAGCACGGTGGGCCGGGGATGGGCGCGGTGGTCGCCGCTGGGGCCGCCGGTGTGGTCGGAGGGCTTGTGGCCGGTGAGGTGGTGGAGGAGGTCGTGGAGGAGTTCTTCGAGGGTGGTGATGAGGGCGGCGACTGGTAA